The Syngnathus acus chromosome 12, fSynAcu1.2, whole genome shotgun sequence genome contains the following window.
TTGTGAATACAACCTGCAGACACTGATCCAGGTTAACTTTGGATTCCTTTATTCTGAATGCGAGTACAACTGTGACAATTATCCACATTTTAGTTATAAAGAAAAGTTCCAAACGAGCCCTTTAACCTGTATGTAGTATGACACATTAATTTATCGTCACATGTTTTGTACAAATGGCGTGAAACAGATTTTCTCATAGGCACACAATAAACGCGTTGGATCTTTCCTGCAAGGTAAAAAGAAGGGGTAAATTCAAGGAAGATGGTGCATCACGGAAATATGTCCGTACAGAAATTCTTTGCGCTTTGAAGTTCCTACACCCGGTTATCGTCTTGACAGTCCCGAACGGAGTCCTAATGAGGCCGGGGTGAAGCGTGCCTGTGTGTACCTGAAACACCTAAACACCCCTGGTCCAACCCAACAACCGTCAAGTCCGCCCCCTGATCCAAGGAGGGGGTGGCAGAATGACGATCACAAGGTCAGTGTGTCAAAGCGAGGCGACCCCAGACCTCCAACTGGATGACGCGAACATGAATGGAAACAAATcgtattttgtcttttaactGTTTGTAGGATGAAAGGGCTCCGGGTGATCTCCTTGCTCCTCTGGGTGTGTGCGGTGTATTTTGTGGGAATTTACCTTTTTGTGGGTGGATTCCTTCTGGTTCGACTGGAGGTGAACCGTACCAGCACCTGCGGAGACGTACTCGAGCCAAGGGGAGAATCGAAAGACTTTTGCGGGGCAAAGCCACGTTTCCGCAGGGCtgtcctcatcatcatcgacGCCCTCAGGATCGACTTTACACGCTTTGACCCCAACAACACGTCGCCACaaccttttgaaaacaagatCCGTGTGATTGACGAGATAACATCATCCAAGCCTGCCCAGTGTCGCTTGTACCCCTTTCGTGCTGACCCACCTACGACCACCATGCAGAGGATAAAGGGATTGACTACTGGGTCTTTGCCCACTTTTGTAGATATTGGTAATAACTTTGCATCAACGGCCATCACGGATGACAACCTTATCCACCAATTTGGTCAAATAGGTGAGTAGTGTGTAAACATGCATAataacaaagcaaaaatagtAGTAATGGTAACAAAAACTTTTCGGCGCATAGATGGATGTGCatgcataataataatcaaaggCAAAGAAATTCTGTTTTCCTTCTGATGCCACTGTAACTTTCTTGGAAACAACTCACAGGCAAACGCGTGGTGTTCATGGGCGACGACACTTGGGAGAGTCTTTTCCCAAAGAAGTTCCACCGTTCTCTGCCCTTCCATTCATTTAACACGCACGACCTGAACACCGTGGACGACGGCATCCTCCAGAATCTCTACAAAACCCGTATGATTTGTTTAGTCGTAGTCGGTCCTGTTTATATTTTTCGAACGGTCTTTTTGTTGGCTTTGACAGTGGTTGGCGACGAATGGGATGTAGTGGTTGCTCATTTCCTCGGGGTGGACCACTGTGGTCACAGGTTTGGTCCTGATCACCCAAGGATGGCTGACAAGCTCATCCAGATGGATGGAGTCATCAGGTCAGACAATGATGCAACGTGAATTTAATTAATGCGTAAAGTTactgatgggaaaatgaagcttcaaaatgcctcatttgtcttattttgactggagtaaaaaagaaaactggttcatgaagcatctttaagcttcattttcctttcattgtgattattttgcactttaacttatttttgcatgtaGTTTTTCAAAAGAAGCCTTTGTAAAAGTTACTTTCTTCTCCATTTTGCCTGCAGGTCTGTGATCGACCACTTGCAGAATGACACGCTTTTGGTGGTGATGGGAGATCATGGAATGACAGACACTGGCGATCATGGAGGAGAAAGTCAGAAGGAGACTGAAGCGGCCCTCTTCCTCTATAGTTCTGCCCCACTCTTTCCTGGACCCCCATCGCAGGTCTGATCAATTTAAGAGCTGAGAATAAAACTGTTTCATTCTTTCAGATATCCGGAAAATTTATTTTGAGGCAATGAAAGAAAGTAATTACCGTTTACGCTTTGCCAATGGATGCTGGTAGTcgtttttttccactgtcAGCAATTAATTCAGTGCACCTCCCATCAAAGTGTTAAAATGCAGAACTCATTTAACATAATTGCTTTTTAAATGGAGCATCACATTCTGGAATATACACTGTGCGCAGATTATGTCCTCAAGACAAGCAGCGGGGAGATAATCAGACATCTGCCGCATTAGACACCaagacaaatgtatttttagttATCGGGAGCCTTTTAGGacattatataataatttaatcCTGTTGCAGACATAAATTCTttaattttcttaaaaatcaACAATGGCCCTTATTGGCTGAAAATTACAATGTCTAGAACAGTCCATAAATAATGATGTTGCAACTGTTTTATATACCTCTTTGCAGGATGAACCAGATGTGGTGCCCCAGATCGACCTGGTTCCCACTCTGGCTCTGCTTCTTGGAGCACCCATCCCATATAGCAGTGTGGGCCAAGTTCTCCTGCCTATGTTTCCTTCGGTTGGCCCTGCACAAGGTGCAGTTGCAGGTCCCACCCAGTTGGAGGCGCTGTGGATCAACGCAAAACAGGTTTGGCACAGAAGgttgcaaaataaatatctaCTTTTCAATCTAAGTATGTGTGTATTGTGTTTCTGAAGGTCAGCCGTTTCCTGATGACCTACTCCGCCATTGCCAAAGACATCCCGACGGAGATTCTGACTCTGCTTAAGGATCAATTTGAAAACCTCTCGTCTGAGTATCTCGCATTTGTCAGAGAGGGCCGCTCATCCTCCCGTGAGCTGTCGGCGGCACTGCGGGCCTACCTCACCTCCGTCCAAGACGTGTGCCGAGCCACCTGGGCCCGCTTCAACTGGCTCAAAATGGGCGCCGGTCTAATCATCTTGGCACTTGCCAGCCTGATGTGTTTCACCGTGTCCGAAATGTCATCCGTGCTCGTCAGAGAGAATCACTTGCGACTGAGGACACCTGTTGCGGTCGCTCTGCTTGTTGGGTTCTGCGTGGCTGCTGGTCAGCTGCTCTCATTGGGTTACGTGGAGTTAACGTGGTGCACGGCCGCCACCGCCTTCACCTCGGAGCTCTTCTTCCTGGCCTGGGCCCATCAATTCAAAATATCTGCCGCCTTTAAAAATGAAGCGAAAGCTCCAAAGAGTGCAAGATGGAGGAACTCAAGTTATCTTCTTTCCCCACCCATGGTGGTGACACTCCTTCACTTTGTCTCTTTGTTCTCAAATAGCTACGTGGTCGAAGAAGGTCAGGTCATAAGCTTTTTGGTTTTCTCCTTGGCTCTCAGTGTTCCCCTCCGTCTCAATTGGGATGGCCTCCTCCTGCCCGCTAACCAAGATCCCTCCAAGCACATTTTGCAACTACCCTCGCCGCCTTCGACGGTGCGAAAAGAAAGCGGGACACTCTTAGCCTTCTTCGCGCTCCTCGTGGGAAGTCTCTACTTCTCCGTCTTCTTCCACGGTTGTCGAGAGGAGCAGCACGACTGCCAGCCGTCCcctttcctttcctccctCGCTCGAGTGAAGGACAATCAAGTGAAGAACCTTTTCTACATCTTCTCAGTTTTCTCCCTCGCCGTGTGGACGTATCTGTTGAGGAGATGTCTCCGCCACTACGGGAACCTCAACTCCTCGGGCGGAACGGTATTCACGGCCCGCTGGATCCTACCCCTGCTTTCCGTGTGTCTGGGCCTCTACTGGGCCGTTCGCGCCTCACCGGAGGACGGTTTCAAGAACTTAACAGAGCTCATCAAACTGGCCCAGCTGATCATCCCCAGAGCCGCCTATTTCCTCCTGGGACTGGGCCTGATCCTGATCTGGCTGGACCCCCTAACCGTGTTTGTGAAACACAGGCCCGCAAGCGTGCCGAAAAATACGTCCGTGCCGCGCTACCGAGCCAGCACCGGTATCAGCCCGCAAGCCGAGCTTCGCCACCTCATCCCGCAAATCTACCAACGCATGCGCCGCTCGCTCGACGACGGAGAGGCGGGCGGAACCGGCGAGGCGGACAACAGACCTGCCGTGGAGGCTTACGGCCTCGGGACGGTCTACTCCGCCCCGCTGCTTCTGTTCTGTGGCCTGCTGGGATTGGGTTTGCTGCAGTTGCACCCGGAAGGCATGGCTCTGTCTTTCCTGCTGCTACTTTTGGAAATGGGGGCTCTGCTGCACATTCATGCCTCCTCAACAAGCCTCCGCGACCTGCACGGAGTCAATTCTGGTGAGTT
Protein-coding sequences here:
- the pigo gene encoding GPI ethanolamine phosphate transferase 3 produces the protein MTITRMKGLRVISLLLWVCAVYFVGIYLFVGGFLLVRLEVNRTSTCGDVLEPRGESKDFCGAKPRFRRAVLIIIDALRIDFTRFDPNNTSPQPFENKIRVIDEITSSKPAQCRLYPFRADPPTTTMQRIKGLTTGSLPTFVDIGNNFASTAITDDNLIHQFGQIGKRVVFMGDDTWESLFPKKFHRSLPFHSFNTHDLNTVDDGILQNLYKTLVGDEWDVVVAHFLGVDHCGHRFGPDHPRMADKLIQMDGVIRSVIDHLQNDTLLVVMGDHGMTDTGDHGGESQKETEAALFLYSSAPLFPGPPSQDEPDVVPQIDLVPTLALLLGAPIPYSSVGQVLLPMFPSVGPAQGAVAGPTQLEALWINAKQVSRFLMTYSAIAKDIPTEILTLLKDQFENLSSEYLAFVREGRSSSRELSAALRAYLTSVQDVCRATWARFNWLKMGAGLIILALASLMCFTVSEMSSVLVRENHLRLRTPVAVALLVGFCVAAGQLLSLGYVELTWCTAATAFTSELFFLAWAHQFKISAAFKNEAKAPKSARWRNSSYLLSPPMVVTLLHFVSLFSNSYVVEEGQVISFLVFSLALSVPLRLNWDGLLLPANQDPSKHILQLPSPPSTVRKESGTLLAFFALLVGSLYFSVFFHGCREEQHDCQPSPFLSSLARVKDNQVKNLFYIFSVFSLAVWTYLLRRCLRHYGNLNSSGGTVFTARWILPLLSVCLGLYWAVRASPEDGFKNLTELIKLAQLIIPRAAYFLLGLGLILIWLDPLTVFVKHRPASVPKNTSVPRYRASTGISPQAELRHLIPQIYQRMRRSLDDGEAGGTGEADNRPAVEAYGLGTVYSAPLLLFCGLLGLGLLQLHPEGMALSFLLLLLEMGALLHIHASSTSLRDLHGVNSGGFNVPWTPVVLWSLAATQFFHATGHLPAFPALQWGAAFVGFPDGHTGTLLPATLVTLNTFASHILFAVGCPLLLFWPLVCEVRGSRSAKASGEGGEEAVMEMRLREKPQLFSLALLQLSTRYLFILGLQVFASMCAAAILRRHLMVWGIFAPKFMFSASGFLVSCVCLLLGVSLVLRVDVAVGRWFERLVPEVSR